GCCGTGCCAAACCAGGTCTGTGAACTCGCTGGTTCAGCACGGATTCGGGGAGGCGATATCGCTTGACATCCCGCCTGATTCGTGATTGAATGGGGCATGTCTAGAGGCAGAATTGTCGCCCTGAAAAAAGGAGATGGCAGCCGACGATGAGCACCGCAGCCTATCTGCGCGAACTGCGCAAGACGTTCCCGAAGCTGGCGAAGAAGCACGGAACACCGCTCTTCATTGTGAGCAAGACGCTCTTGCTCGAACAGGTCGCGCGGTTCCGCAAACTCCTCCCCCGCGTCGAGCCGTTCTACGCGGTCAAAGCCAATCCCAACCCGGACGTGTTGAAGGTCCTGGTCCAGGCCGGGCTCGGGTTTGACGTGGCGTCGCCGCAGGAGATCGAATGGGTCCTGAATGCCGGAGCGACGCCGGACCGGCTGGTCTACGCCAACACCATGAAACGGAACGAGTCGATCGAGTTCGCCTGCAAGCGCAAGGTGAACCTGATGACGTTCGACTCGGAATACGAGTTGTCGAAGATCGCCCGCCATGCTCCAGGCGCGTCGGTCATGGTCCGCATCAAGGTCCCGAACGTGGGCTCGATAATCGAGCTGTCGCTCAAGTTCGGCGCCGATCCCGCCGACGCCGTGCCGCTGTTGCTGAAAGCGGGTCGGCTGGGCTTGAAGCCGGTCGGCGTCAGTTTCCATGTCGGCTCCCAGTGCACCCACGGCGACAACTATCTGGAGGCGTTTGAGCTCTGCAAGATCATTGTCAACGACGCGCTGCTCAAACAGCTCCCTCTGCAGATGATCGACATCGGCGGCGGGTACCCGATCCGGCACTTCGACACCGACGAGGACTGGTTCGCCAACATGGCGCCGGCAATGAACATGGAGATCGACCGGCTCTTCGACCCGAGTATCAGGATTATCGCCGAACCGGGACGCGCATTGGTTGGCCCCGCCTGTATGCTCCTGACCAGCGTCGTCGGCAAGTCGATCCGCAATAACAAGCACTGGTACTTTCTTGACGACGGCGTGTATGGCGCTCTCTCCGGCATCATCTTCGACCACTGCAAGTACCAGTTCGAGGTCCTGAAGAAGGGCCCCACGCAACTCACAACCCTGGCCGGAC
The DNA window shown above is from candidate division WOR-3 bacterium and carries:
- a CDS encoding type III PLP-dependent enzyme, with protein sequence MSTAAYLRELRKTFPKLAKKHGTPLFIVSKTLLLEQVARFRKLLPRVEPFYAVKANPNPDVLKVLVQAGLGFDVASPQEIEWVLNAGATPDRLVYANTMKRNESIEFACKRKVNLMTFDSEYELSKIARHAPGASVMVRIKVPNVGSIIELSLKFGADPADAVPLLLKAGRLGLKPVGVSFHVGSQCTHGDNYLEAFELCKIIVNDALLKQLPLQMIDIGGGYPIRHFDTDEDWFANMAPAMNMEIDRLFDPSIRIIAEPGRALVGPACMLLTSVVGKSIRNNKHWYFLDDGVYGALSGIIFDHCKYQFEVLKKGPTQLTTLAGPTCDSLDIISGAEELPELGFGDLVYASRIGAYSLASATTFNGIPPAKPILVP